One part of the Euzebya sp. genome encodes these proteins:
- a CDS encoding molybdopterin-dependent oxidoreductase, with amino-acid sequence MRTETHVHTCPLCEATCGLAIDVDPVGRTVLKVRGDDEDVFSRGFACPKGLAIGELHADPDRLRAPLVDGQEVTWDEAWQAVADRLGRVIQGSGRESIAMYLGNPNVHNLAGAIYTPAVAKALGSPWVFTASTVDQQPKHVSAALMFGHKLTIPIPDVDRTDYLLVLGADPLTSNGSLMTAPDMPGRLRALRGRGGRLVVVDPRVSRTARAADEHIAIRPGTDALWLAAIAWTLLDAGLATPVDGVAGLDRLPGALAPFTPQAVAGPTRVPADVTRRIAGELAAAPSACVYGRMGTSTVRFGTTGSWLVDVINVLTGNLDRPGGAMFPLAAAGQTNSSPTRRAREVAFGRWTTSVRGLPETFGELPAAAFGEELVDGPIRGLITIAGNPALSVPNAELVAKGLSGLDVMISIDAYLNETTRHADVVLPIPSVLEREHFDLAFSQLAVRNVANWSDPVFDTDQPQEWEVQCRLAGLLQGMGPGADVDAVDTFILSTMIQREVAAAGSVIAGRDPGEVIAALGDRRGPARVVDFLLRVGPYGEGFGADPDGVTLERVRARPHGVDLGPLVPRLPEVLLTPSGQVEVAPEPILADLPRMAAALDEPADGLVMVGRRHLRSNNSWGHNVATLVGGTNTSTVQIHPADASAAGVVDGGEAVVTSATGSVTAVVEVTERITPGTVSLPHGWGHDVDGVRLGVAAAAGGTNPNVLTGPEVDPLSGNAILNGVPVSVAPVVGAA; translated from the coding sequence CGGGCTCGCCATCGACGTCGACCCGGTCGGGCGGACGGTCCTGAAGGTCCGCGGTGACGACGAGGACGTGTTCAGCCGCGGGTTCGCCTGCCCGAAGGGGCTGGCGATCGGCGAGCTGCACGCCGACCCCGACCGGCTGCGCGCTCCGCTGGTCGACGGGCAGGAGGTGACCTGGGACGAGGCGTGGCAGGCCGTCGCGGACCGGCTGGGGCGGGTCATCCAGGGGTCGGGCCGCGAGTCGATCGCGATGTACCTGGGCAACCCGAACGTCCACAACCTCGCCGGGGCGATCTACACGCCCGCGGTGGCCAAGGCGCTCGGGTCGCCGTGGGTGTTCACCGCCTCCACCGTCGACCAGCAGCCCAAGCACGTGTCGGCGGCGCTGATGTTCGGCCACAAGCTCACGATCCCGATCCCGGACGTGGACCGGACCGACTACCTGCTGGTGCTCGGCGCCGACCCGCTGACCTCCAACGGGTCGTTGATGACCGCCCCGGACATGCCCGGCCGGCTGCGCGCGCTGCGGGGACGCGGGGGCCGGCTGGTCGTCGTCGACCCGCGCGTCAGCCGGACGGCCCGCGCGGCCGACGAGCACATCGCGATCCGGCCGGGCACCGACGCGCTGTGGCTGGCCGCGATCGCGTGGACGCTGCTCGACGCCGGGCTCGCGACGCCCGTCGATGGGGTGGCCGGCCTGGACCGCCTGCCCGGCGCGCTGGCGCCCTTCACCCCCCAGGCGGTCGCCGGGCCGACCCGCGTGCCGGCGGACGTGACGCGGCGCATCGCCGGCGAGCTGGCGGCCGCGCCGTCGGCCTGCGTCTACGGGCGGATGGGCACCTCGACGGTGCGCTTCGGCACCACCGGGTCCTGGCTGGTCGACGTGATCAACGTGCTGACGGGGAACCTGGATCGACCCGGCGGGGCCATGTTCCCGCTGGCCGCGGCCGGGCAGACGAACAGCTCGCCGACGCGCCGGGCCCGGGAGGTGGCGTTCGGTCGCTGGACGACGTCGGTGCGGGGGCTGCCGGAGACCTTCGGTGAGCTGCCCGCCGCCGCGTTCGGCGAGGAGCTCGTGGACGGTCCGATCCGCGGGCTGATCACGATCGCGGGGAACCCCGCGTTGAGCGTCCCGAACGCCGAGCTGGTCGCGAAGGGCCTGTCGGGCCTCGACGTGATGATCTCGATCGACGCGTACCTGAACGAGACGACCCGGCACGCCGACGTCGTGCTACCCATCCCGTCGGTCCTCGAGCGGGAGCACTTCGACCTCGCCTTCTCCCAGCTCGCCGTCCGGAACGTCGCCAACTGGTCCGACCCGGTGTTCGACACCGACCAGCCCCAGGAGTGGGAGGTCCAGTGCCGCCTGGCCGGGCTCCTCCAGGGCATGGGCCCCGGGGCGGACGTCGACGCGGTCGACACGTTCATCCTCTCGACGATGATCCAGCGGGAGGTCGCCGCGGCGGGGTCGGTCATCGCCGGGCGGGACCCCGGCGAGGTGATCGCGGCGCTCGGGGACCGCCGGGGGCCGGCGCGGGTGGTCGACTTCCTGCTGCGCGTCGGGCCGTACGGGGAGGGGTTCGGCGCGGATCCGGACGGGGTGACCCTCGAGCGGGTCCGGGCGCGGCCGCACGGCGTGGACCTCGGCCCGCTGGTGCCGCGGCTGCCGGAGGTGCTGTTGACCCCGAGCGGGCAGGTCGAGGTCGCGCCCGAGCCGATCCTCGCCGACCTCCCGCGCATGGCCGCCGCGTTGGACGAGCCGGCCGACGGGCTGGTGATGGTCGGCCGACGCCACCTGCGGTCTAACAACTCCTGGGGGCACAACGTCGCGACCCTGGTCGGGGGCACGAACACCTCGACGGTGCAGATCCACCCCGCCGACGCGTCGGCCGCCGGGGTGGTCGACGGGGGGGAGGCGGTGGTGACGTCGGCGACCGGGTCGGTCACGGCCGTGGTGGAGGTCACCGAGCGGATCACCCCGGGCACCGTGTCCCTCCCCCACGGGTGGGGCCATGACGTCGACGGGGTCCGATTGGGCGTGGCGGCCGCCGCCGGCGGGACTAACCCCAACGTGCTGACCGGCCCGGAGGTCGACCCGCTGAGCGGAAACGCGATCCTGAACGGCGTCCCGGTCTCGGTGGCGCCGGTGGTGGGGGCGGCCTGA
- a CDS encoding MMPL family transporter, protein MPRPPSPRPPLRPLGRPRAGLTGTLARRSATHPWVTVGAWVVLLALAIVSAAGLGDVLTQDGELLVETDAQRADDLIETAFAGADEPATEFVVVESAAPGITADPALATLAAELQALDDVDTVVGPHLGAPQMASADDTTALLQVTYVDADPDAVDRRAEALVELLADHDGALAVSAIGEGSVTHEFNELAESNLRQAELFGLPAALVILVLVFGAVAAAFVPIVLAIVAIAGAVGLTALVGQVTDLSFFVVNMITMIGLAVGIDYTLFVVQRYREERAAGRETIDAIGVAGATASRAVLFSGVTVVIALLGMLLVPDTIMRSLGIGAILVVAAAVAAGLTLLPAVLALMGDKVDALRLPWVRRRAGAVDHRFWNRVTAVVTARPVVSMLVAGGLLVALAVPYATIELGQNGIASLPEGSSARHAFEVMNAEFSGGAVETPIVVTGDDVADPAVQGAVEDLVARLEADEIFGDVTVSPSPGGELLLVEAATLIDPATTEGMDHIRELRDETIPAVFAGVPAEALITGQAAWTLDYNEVVTGRTPWVFAFVLGLSFLLLLVAFRSVVVPLKAIVMNLLSVGAAYGLLVGVFQHGWGAELLGFQQVDVIETWIPVFLFAVLFGLSMDYHVFLLSRIKERFDVTRDNSASVAFGLGATGAIITGAALIMVAVFAGFAAGDLVMMQQMGFGLGVAVILDATIVRSVLVPATMELLGDRNWYFPAWLEWVPRINVEGHVDPVEIDLTEEPAPVVV, encoded by the coding sequence GTGCCCCGACCCCCGTCACCCCGCCCACCCCTCCGCCCGCTCGGCCGTCCCCGCGCCGGCCTCACCGGCACCCTCGCGCGCCGCTCCGCCACCCACCCGTGGGTGACCGTCGGCGCCTGGGTGGTGCTGCTCGCCCTGGCGATCGTCTCCGCCGCCGGCCTCGGCGACGTGCTGACCCAGGACGGCGAGCTGCTCGTCGAGACCGACGCCCAGCGCGCCGACGACCTGATCGAGACCGCCTTCGCCGGCGCGGACGAACCCGCCACCGAGTTCGTGGTCGTCGAGTCCGCCGCACCCGGCATCACCGCCGACCCGGCCCTCGCCACCCTCGCCGCGGAGCTCCAGGCCCTCGACGACGTCGACACCGTCGTCGGACCCCACCTCGGCGCACCGCAGATGGCCTCCGCCGACGACACGACCGCCCTGCTGCAGGTCACCTACGTCGACGCCGACCCCGACGCGGTCGACCGCCGGGCGGAGGCGCTCGTCGAGCTCCTCGCAGACCACGACGGCGCGCTCGCGGTCTCCGCCATCGGCGAGGGATCGGTCACCCACGAGTTCAACGAGCTCGCCGAGTCGAACCTCCGCCAGGCCGAGCTGTTCGGCCTGCCCGCCGCCCTGGTGATCCTCGTGCTCGTCTTCGGCGCGGTGGCCGCGGCGTTCGTCCCGATCGTGCTCGCGATCGTCGCGATCGCGGGGGCCGTCGGGTTGACCGCGCTGGTCGGGCAGGTCACCGACCTGTCCTTCTTCGTGGTCAACATGATCACGATGATCGGCCTGGCCGTCGGCATCGACTACACCCTGTTCGTCGTCCAGCGCTACCGCGAGGAGCGCGCCGCCGGCCGTGAGACGATCGACGCGATCGGCGTCGCCGGCGCCACCGCCAGCCGCGCGGTCCTGTTCAGCGGCGTCACCGTGGTCATCGCCCTGCTCGGCATGCTCCTGGTGCCCGACACGATCATGCGCAGCCTCGGGATCGGGGCGATCCTCGTCGTCGCCGCCGCGGTCGCCGCGGGGCTGACCCTGCTGCCGGCCGTGCTGGCGCTGATGGGGGACAAGGTCGACGCGCTCCGCCTGCCGTGGGTGCGGCGACGCGCCGGTGCCGTCGACCACCGCTTCTGGAACCGGGTCACCGCCGTCGTCACCGCCCGACCGGTGGTGTCGATGCTGGTCGCCGGCGGCCTGCTGGTCGCCCTTGCCGTGCCGTACGCCACGATCGAGCTCGGCCAGAACGGCATCGCGTCGCTGCCCGAGGGCTCGTCGGCCCGCCACGCCTTCGAGGTGATGAACGCCGAGTTCTCCGGCGGCGCGGTGGAGACCCCCATCGTCGTCACCGGGGACGACGTGGCCGACCCGGCCGTGCAGGGCGCGGTCGAGGACCTCGTGGCCCGGCTCGAGGCCGACGAGATCTTCGGCGACGTGACCGTGAGCCCCTCACCCGGTGGGGAGCTGCTCCTGGTCGAGGCCGCCACCCTCATCGACCCCGCGACGACCGAGGGGATGGACCACATCCGCGAGCTGCGCGACGAGACGATCCCCGCGGTGTTCGCCGGCGTGCCGGCGGAGGCGCTGATCACCGGCCAGGCCGCGTGGACCCTCGACTACAACGAGGTCGTGACGGGCCGGACCCCGTGGGTGTTCGCCTTCGTGCTCGGCCTGAGCTTCCTGCTGCTGCTGGTCGCGTTCCGCTCCGTCGTCGTGCCGCTGAAGGCCATCGTGATGAACCTGCTCAGCGTCGGCGCCGCCTACGGCCTGCTGGTCGGCGTGTTCCAGCACGGCTGGGGTGCGGAGCTGCTCGGCTTCCAGCAGGTCGACGTGATCGAGACGTGGATCCCGGTGTTCCTCTTCGCGGTCCTGTTCGGGCTGTCGATGGACTACCACGTGTTCCTGCTCAGCCGGATCAAGGAGCGCTTCGACGTCACCCGCGACAACTCCGCGTCGGTCGCCTTCGGGCTGGGCGCGACCGGGGCGATCATCACCGGCGCCGCCCTGATCATGGTCGCGGTCTTCGCCGGGTTCGCCGCCGGGGACCTGGTGATGATGCAGCAGATGGGCTTCGGCCTCGGCGTCGCGGTGATCCTGGACGCCACCATCGTCCGGTCGGTGCTGGTGCCCGCCACGATGGAGCTGCTCGGCGACCGCAACTGGTACTTCCCGGCGTGGCTCGAGTGGGTCCCCCGCATCAACGTCGAGGGCCACGTCGACCCCGTCGAGATCGACCTGACCGAGGAGCCGGCCCCGGTGGTGGTCTGA
- a CDS encoding metal-sensitive transcriptional regulator, with protein sequence MAEDTPTEPGYVANDDRDALLKRIKRIEGQVRGIHRMVDEETYCIDVLTQVTAVKRALEKVSLLLVEDHLRGCVLDAARSGDDESAEAHLDEATAAIARLLKA encoded by the coding sequence GTGGCTGAGGACACGCCCACCGAGCCGGGGTACGTCGCCAACGACGACCGGGACGCCCTCCTCAAGCGGATCAAGCGGATCGAGGGGCAGGTCCGCGGCATCCACCGCATGGTCGACGAGGAGACCTACTGCATCGACGTCCTCACCCAGGTGACCGCGGTCAAGCGCGCCCTCGAGAAGGTGAGCCTCCTGCTCGTCGAGGACCACCTCCGCGGGTGCGTGCTCGACGCCGCGCGGTCGGGCGACGACGAGTCGGCCGAGGCACACCTCGACGAGGCCACCGCGGCCATCGCACGGCTGCTCAAGGCCTGA
- a CDS encoding heavy metal translocating P-type ATPase codes for MSDTSTRSPAAADLEFDVEGMTCGSCAARVQRVLGRQDGVADARVNYATGLAHVSVEPSADVDPEALAAAVAAIGYGLVPHRRAEERRAAQQAEQRRWGRRLVLGAPVALLFGVIMLTGMPHWFERWAAPLLATAVLFGIGWPFLAEAARRARARTANMDTLIALGTLSAWGFSAVEWAAEGMTVYWEAVVFIIVFLVAGRYAEARAKARAGEALQALLELGAKEARLVTAEGEERMVDVDALAVGDLVRVRPGETIPVDGKVVAGSSAVDESMLTGESVPVEKAVGSDVTGATTNAGGALTVRVTAVGSHTALAQIAALVERAQDGKGQAQRLADRVSAVFVPTVIVVALVTLTAWLLATGDAAAAVTAAVSVLIIACPCALGLATPVALMAGTGRAAQLGIVIKGVEALEQVRDVDVVVFDKTGTLTRGEMAVVDVAAADGVDRDTALAVAGLVEADSEHPIARAVVAAAAAAAPAGEVEGTWPAGATAEGFRAVAGHGVTASVGGVDAFVGSRRMMVEGDQALPTGLASRAAEIESDGATAVLVAWDGEVRGVIGVADTLKDDAADVVADLKAVGVEVALLTGDNDRTARAVAASVGIERVLSEVLPSDKQAEIERLQAEGLTVAMVGDGVNDAPALTQADLGIAMGTGTDVAIQASELTLIRGDLRSVPTAMRLARATERTIRQNLGWAFGYNTLAIPVAAIGLLNPAIAGAAMAFSSVSVVLNSLRLRRFGRG; via the coding sequence CTCGCGCACGTCAGCGTCGAGCCGTCCGCCGACGTGGACCCCGAGGCGCTGGCCGCCGCGGTGGCCGCGATCGGCTACGGGCTCGTGCCGCACCGCCGCGCCGAGGAGCGCCGCGCCGCCCAGCAGGCCGAGCAGCGCCGCTGGGGCCGCCGCCTGGTCCTCGGCGCCCCGGTCGCGCTGCTGTTCGGCGTGATCATGCTGACCGGCATGCCGCACTGGTTCGAGCGGTGGGCGGCCCCCCTCCTCGCCACGGCGGTCCTGTTCGGCATCGGCTGGCCGTTCCTGGCCGAAGCCGCCCGCCGCGCGCGTGCCCGCACGGCGAACATGGACACCCTCATCGCGCTCGGCACGCTGTCCGCCTGGGGGTTCTCCGCGGTCGAGTGGGCCGCCGAGGGCATGACCGTCTACTGGGAGGCGGTCGTCTTCATCATCGTGTTCCTGGTCGCCGGGCGGTACGCCGAGGCCCGGGCCAAGGCCCGTGCCGGCGAGGCGCTCCAAGCCCTCCTCGAGCTGGGGGCGAAGGAGGCGCGGCTGGTGACCGCCGAGGGTGAGGAGCGGATGGTCGACGTCGACGCCCTCGCCGTCGGCGACCTCGTCCGCGTCCGCCCGGGGGAGACCATCCCCGTCGACGGGAAGGTCGTGGCCGGGAGCTCCGCGGTCGACGAGTCCATGCTGACCGGGGAGAGCGTCCCGGTCGAGAAGGCCGTCGGCTCCGACGTCACCGGCGCGACGACGAACGCCGGGGGGGCGCTGACGGTCCGCGTGACGGCCGTCGGCAGCCACACGGCGCTGGCGCAGATCGCCGCCCTGGTGGAGCGGGCCCAGGACGGCAAGGGACAGGCCCAACGCCTGGCCGACCGGGTGTCCGCGGTGTTCGTGCCCACGGTGATCGTCGTGGCCCTCGTCACCCTCACCGCCTGGCTGCTCGCCACCGGCGACGCGGCCGCGGCCGTCACCGCCGCGGTCAGCGTGCTGATCATCGCCTGCCCCTGCGCGCTCGGCCTGGCGACGCCCGTCGCCCTGATGGCCGGCACGGGCCGCGCGGCCCAGCTCGGGATCGTGATCAAGGGCGTCGAGGCCCTCGAGCAGGTCCGCGACGTCGACGTCGTCGTCTTCGACAAGACCGGCACCCTGACCCGCGGGGAGATGGCAGTCGTCGACGTCGCGGCAGCCGACGGCGTGGACCGCGACACGGCCCTGGCGGTCGCCGGGCTGGTCGAGGCCGACTCCGAGCACCCGATCGCCCGCGCCGTCGTGGCCGCGGCGGCTGCGGCAGCGCCTGCGGGGGAGGTGGAGGGGACATGGCCGGCCGGTGCGACCGCCGAGGGGTTCCGCGCGGTGGCAGGCCACGGCGTGACGGCCAGCGTCGGCGGCGTCGACGCGTTCGTCGGCAGCCGGCGGATGATGGTCGAGGGCGACCAGGCGCTGCCCACCGGCCTCGCGTCCCGCGCGGCCGAGATCGAGTCCGACGGCGCCACCGCGGTGCTGGTCGCCTGGGACGGCGAGGTCCGCGGGGTGATCGGCGTGGCCGACACCCTGAAGGACGACGCCGCCGACGTGGTGGCCGACCTCAAGGCCGTCGGCGTGGAGGTGGCCCTGCTCACCGGCGACAACGACCGCACGGCCCGGGCGGTCGCCGCCTCGGTCGGCATCGAGCGGGTCCTCAGCGAGGTGCTGCCGTCTGACAAGCAGGCCGAGATCGAGCGCCTGCAGGCCGAGGGCCTGACCGTCGCGATGGTCGGCGACGGCGTGAACGACGCGCCCGCGCTGACCCAGGCCGACCTCGGCATCGCGATGGGCACCGGGACGGACGTCGCGATCCAGGCGTCGGAGCTGACCCTCATCCGCGGCGACCTCCGCAGCGTCCCGACGGCCATGCGGCTGGCCAGGGCGACCGAGCGGACCATCCGCCAGAACCTCGGCTGGGCGTTCGGCTACAACACCCTCGCTATCCCCGTCGCCGCGATCGGACTCCTCAACCCCGCCATCGCGGGCGCCGCCATGGCGTTCTCCTCGGTGTCGGTCGTGCTGAACAGCCTGCGGCTCCGGAGGTTCGGCCGTGGCTGA